The following coding sequences lie in one Arachis hypogaea cultivar Tifrunner chromosome 9, arahy.Tifrunner.gnm2.J5K5, whole genome shotgun sequence genomic window:
- the LOC112710433 gene encoding photosystem I reaction center subunit II, chloroplastic encodes MAMATQASLFTPPLSAPKPTDRAWKQAAAVSFTTPKLNLRFPSVRASAAEEKVEAAAAEKEKEEAPVGFTPPELDPNTPSPIFGGSTGGLLRKAQVEEFYVITWDSPKEQIFEMPTGGAAIMRQGPNLLKLARKEQCLALGTRLRSKYKIKYQFYRVFPNGEVQYLHPKDGVYPEKVNPGRQGVGQNFRSIGKNVSPIEVKFTGKQPYDL; translated from the coding sequence ATGGCAATGGCAACACAAGCTTCCCTCTTCACCCCACCCCTCTCTGCTCCCAAGCCCACCGACCGTGCATGGAAGCAAGCAGCCGCAGTGTCCTTCACCACCCCGAAGCTGAACCTGAGGTTCCCAAGCGTAAGAGCTTCGGCTGCAGAGGAGAAAGTAGAGGCTGCTGCagcagagaaggagaaggaggaggcaCCAGTGGGGTTCACCCCACCTGAGCTGGACCCAAACACGCCATCACCAATATTCGGAGGAAGCACTGGAGGACTATTGAGGAAGGCCCAAGTGGAAGAGTTCTACGTCATAACATGGGATTCCCCGAAAGAACAGATCTTTGAGATGCCCACAGGTGGCGCCGCCATAATGAGGCAGGGTCCAAACCTTCTGAAGCTTGCAAGGAAAGAGCAGTGCCTTGCACTTGGGACAAGGCTTCGGTCAAAGTACAAGATCAAGTACCAGTTCTACAGGGTGTTCCCCAATGGCGAGGTCCAATACTTGCACCCCAAGGATGGTGTCTACCCTGAGAAAGTCAACCCTGGTCGCCAAGGTGTTGGTCAGAACTTCAGGTCTATTGGCAAGAACGTTAGCCCCATTGAGGTCAAGTTCACTGGCAAGCAACCCTATGATTTGTAA